One Paenibacillus riograndensis SBR5 DNA segment encodes these proteins:
- a CDS encoding M20 family metallopeptidase: MSEGLRMVEPVIRSERVIQLLADLIGFQSVNPGGTEGDAAAYVAKVMRKAGCEVELQEIEPGRPNVIARLKGAGGGRTIILNTHMDVVPAGEGWSSDPFTLLRKGERVYGRGVMDAKGPLAAMMAAVEAIAASGAHLPGDIVLAAVVDEEAASLGARNLPDNLHGDLAVIGEATAGNLAVAHRGSIRPVLAAEGVSAHSSTPHLGVNAVSLMVRTLMALEDFAEQELTKRLHPLTGQSTLSVTVINGGIKESMIPDRCEALIDRRLIPGEAEEDALQEIRQIIAGLPALGGRVRIDRLVPTTGVASETRPDHPMVELAAAAIERVYGRRPELTGLTANCDMTHFVKRGIPSVIYGPGDFSVAHTIGEWVTVSELENASRVYASIAMEVAGS, encoded by the coding sequence ATGAGCGAAGGCCTTCGTATGGTGGAGCCGGTGATCCGCTCCGAGCGGGTCATCCAGCTGCTGGCGGATCTGATCGGCTTTCAGAGCGTGAACCCAGGCGGTACGGAAGGAGACGCGGCGGCATATGTCGCCAAAGTCATGCGGAAAGCGGGCTGCGAAGTCGAGCTTCAGGAGATAGAGCCGGGAAGGCCGAATGTGATCGCGCGCCTGAAAGGCGCAGGCGGCGGGCGAACGATTATTCTGAATACACATATGGATGTCGTGCCGGCCGGCGAAGGCTGGAGTTCCGACCCGTTCACCCTGCTTCGCAAGGGTGAACGGGTCTACGGCCGGGGCGTTATGGATGCGAAGGGGCCCCTGGCAGCCATGATGGCCGCTGTCGAAGCGATCGCCGCATCCGGAGCGCACCTTCCGGGAGACATTGTGCTTGCGGCGGTTGTGGATGAAGAGGCGGCAAGCCTTGGAGCCCGCAATCTGCCGGATAATCTGCACGGCGATCTGGCGGTGATCGGCGAGGCAACCGCCGGCAACTTGGCGGTCGCGCACCGCGGCAGCATACGTCCGGTGCTGGCGGCCGAAGGGGTTTCGGCCCATTCTTCAACACCCCACCTCGGCGTCAACGCAGTGTCCCTCATGGTGCGCACGCTGATGGCACTTGAAGACTTTGCCGAGCAGGAGCTGACGAAGCGGCTCCATCCGTTGACGGGGCAGTCGACCCTGTCCGTCACGGTCATCAACGGGGGAATCAAGGAGTCGATGATTCCCGATCGCTGCGAGGCGCTGATTGATCGCCGGCTGATTCCCGGTGAAGCGGAAGAAGATGCTCTGCAGGAGATCAGGCAGATCATCGCCGGTCTGCCTGCGCTGGGCGGCCGGGTCCGCATCGACCGGCTCGTTCCAACAACCGGAGTGGCGTCAGAAACCCGCCCCGATCACCCGATGGTCGAGCTCGCTGCTGCAGCGATTGAACGGGTATACGGACGCAGGCCCGAACTCACAGGTCTTACGGCCAATTGCGACATGACCCACTTCGTCAAACGGGGAATTCCATCGGTGATATACGGACCTGGCGATTTCAGCGTGGCCCACACAATCGGCGAGTGGGTGACGGTGTCCGAACTGGAGAATGCATCACGGGTCTACGCTTCCATTGCGATGGAAGTCGCTGGCTCGTAA
- a CDS encoding SDR family oxidoreductase, whose product MSGQFAGKTALVAAASKGLGRAVAFELARGGAKVALFSRNAAEAEDTAAEITAETGMPSLGLQADVCSASDLSRCVEETFSAFGGLHVLVTNAGGPPAGNFESLKEEDWKYAYELTVLSVVRLIRDALPHLKEQGGAIVNLASSSVKQPIPGLTLSNVMRTGVAGLSKTLAEELAPYGIRVNTVAPGRIDTDRVRSLDRIRADKAGVEPEAIKAQSERQIPLGRYGQPDEFARVVAFLCSDGASYVTGQTLLVDGGMVKSL is encoded by the coding sequence ATGAGCGGACAATTCGCAGGAAAAACCGCGCTGGTAGCGGCGGCAAGCAAGGGTCTTGGCCGTGCCGTGGCCTTCGAGCTGGCACGTGGTGGAGCGAAGGTAGCGCTGTTCAGCCGTAATGCCGCGGAGGCTGAAGACACAGCTGCGGAAATCACCGCCGAAACGGGAATGCCCTCACTTGGCCTTCAGGCCGACGTCTGCTCCGCTTCCGACTTGTCCCGCTGCGTTGAAGAAACGTTCTCCGCTTTTGGCGGTCTGCACGTTCTGGTCACCAACGCAGGGGGGCCACCCGCCGGGAACTTCGAGTCACTCAAAGAGGAAGACTGGAAGTATGCCTATGAGCTTACCGTATTGAGTGTGGTCCGTCTCATCCGGGATGCGCTTCCGCATTTGAAGGAACAGGGCGGCGCAATCGTCAATCTGGCTTCATCCTCGGTCAAGCAGCCCATTCCCGGTCTGACCCTCTCCAATGTGATGCGGACCGGCGTGGCCGGACTCAGCAAGACGCTGGCAGAGGAGCTTGCCCCGTACGGCATCCGGGTGAATACGGTAGCTCCGGGCCGGATCGACACGGATCGAGTCCGTTCCCTGGACCGTATTCGGGCGGACAAGGCAGGAGTTGAACCTGAAGCAATAAAGGCGCAGAGCGAGAGGCAGATTCCACTCGGGCGTTACGGGCAACCGGATGAATTTGCCCGCGTGGTGGCGTTCCTGTGCTCGGACGGAGCGAGCTATGTAACGGGACAGACACTGCTGGTAGACGGCGGGATGGTGAAATCGTTATGA
- a CDS encoding M24 family metallopeptidase produces the protein MIFSRNEFHSRLHNVQSELGLKGLNGMLIHTPENIFYLTGYQSPGYYMYQCLVVPVSGDPVLVLRRGELSNVQTYSWLPESQVRTYDDTNDPVALTADTVRELSIAPGALGLETGSWFLPVRSYQKLEKMLGGFKLTDAQGTIEAFRVIKSPAEIAYIREACTVADRSMQAGLDAIRAGVNEDEAAAAMFSAMILAGGEYLGMEPFISSGFRSGNMHAAWGHKVIGDGETLLLEVAGARNRYHGALMRAAYTGTPTDEIKRVTGVCIASLNAALEVIRPGVTAGEVDEACRGTIERAGLYEQFRKRTGYSIGVAFAPDWGEGHIMSLQRDDSRVLLPGMVFHIPPALRVPNHYGVGFSETILVTETGCEVLTKLPRELTLAKGGNA, from the coding sequence TTGATATTTTCCAGGAACGAATTTCACTCCCGTCTTCATAACGTACAAAGCGAGTTGGGACTCAAGGGGCTGAACGGCATGCTGATTCATACCCCTGAAAATATTTTTTATCTGACCGGCTACCAGAGTCCGGGCTATTATATGTACCAATGCCTGGTCGTTCCGGTTTCCGGCGACCCGGTGCTCGTGCTTCGGAGAGGCGAGCTTTCCAACGTTCAAACCTACAGCTGGCTGCCTGAAAGCCAAGTCAGAACGTATGACGATACAAATGATCCGGTCGCCCTGACCGCAGATACGGTAAGAGAGCTCAGCATCGCTCCCGGCGCACTCGGCCTGGAGACCGGCTCCTGGTTCCTGCCTGTCCGGAGCTATCAGAAGCTTGAGAAGATGCTTGGCGGTTTCAAACTCACGGATGCTCAAGGAACAATTGAGGCTTTCAGAGTCATCAAATCCCCGGCAGAAATTGCTTACATTCGTGAAGCCTGCACGGTGGCCGACCGTTCGATGCAGGCCGGGCTGGACGCAATCCGGGCCGGGGTGAATGAAGATGAGGCTGCCGCGGCGATGTTCTCCGCCATGATTTTGGCCGGGGGCGAGTATCTGGGGATGGAGCCGTTTATTTCCTCCGGCTTCCGTTCAGGCAATATGCATGCCGCATGGGGGCACAAGGTTATTGGTGACGGAGAGACACTTCTGCTGGAAGTGGCCGGCGCCCGCAACCGGTACCACGGCGCGTTGATGCGGGCTGCCTATACCGGTACGCCAACCGATGAGATCAAGCGGGTGACCGGGGTATGCATCGCTTCTTTGAACGCCGCGCTTGAGGTCATCCGGCCGGGCGTTACGGCCGGAGAGGTGGATGAAGCCTGCCGGGGAACTATCGAGAGAGCAGGACTGTACGAGCAGTTCCGCAAAAGAACCGGTTACTCGATTGGCGTCGCTTTTGCTCCGGATTGGGGGGAAGGCCATATTATGAGCCTCCAGCGGGACGATTCGCGCGTGCTGCTGCCGGGCATGGTGTTCCACATCCCGCCGGCCCTCCGCGTTCCTAACCACTACGGCGTCGGATTCAGTGAAACGATTCTGGTAACTGAAACCGGCTGCGAAGTGCTGACCAAGCTGCCGCGGGAGCTGACCCTAGCGAAGGGGGGAAACGCATGA
- a CDS encoding nitrilase-related carbon-nitrogen hydrolase encodes METVKLALVQFESALMDVAANVRKGLRFVEQASRQGAGLIVFPELFVTGYNTDVISHRYHELAEDIDGPTVWAFREAAQTHNINIVIPMALKQSEGGTANGAVIIDRSGAIAGTYSKVHLWEDERKYFKPGDICAPYELDFGKLGVLICYDAGFPEAARTLALQGVKLIVTPSAFSLEDKHRWDIYFPARALENTCFVAGINGVGSEGGLRLFGNNKLANPRGDLILNGDLNEEAMQVLEIDLNEAAECSRQIPYLRDLRMDTYGYQA; translated from the coding sequence TTGGAAACCGTTAAACTGGCGCTGGTGCAGTTCGAAAGCGCGCTGATGGATGTTGCCGCGAATGTCCGGAAAGGCCTGAGGTTCGTTGAACAGGCTTCGCGGCAGGGGGCCGGTCTGATCGTGTTCCCGGAGCTGTTCGTCACCGGGTACAATACCGACGTGATCAGCCACCGCTATCATGAGCTGGCCGAGGATATCGACGGCCCGACCGTCTGGGCGTTCCGGGAAGCCGCCCAGACGCACAACATCAACATTGTAATTCCGATGGCCCTTAAACAGAGCGAGGGCGGGACTGCCAATGGCGCCGTTATCATAGACCGGAGCGGAGCCATTGCGGGCACTTACAGCAAGGTTCATCTCTGGGAGGATGAAAGAAAGTATTTTAAACCCGGCGATATTTGTGCTCCGTATGAGCTCGATTTTGGCAAGCTTGGCGTCCTGATTTGTTACGATGCAGGGTTCCCGGAAGCGGCGCGTACCCTTGCTCTGCAAGGGGTGAAGCTGATTGTAACGCCATCGGCGTTTTCACTGGAAGACAAGCACAGGTGGGACATTTATTTTCCGGCAAGGGCACTTGAAAACACTTGCTTTGTGGCCGGCATCAACGGAGTAGGCAGCGAAGGCGGTCTGCGGTTGTTCGGCAACAATAAGCTCGCGAATCCGCGGGGCGATCTGATTCTGAACGGGGATCTGAATGAAGAGGCTATGCAGGTGCTGGAAATCGATCTTAACGAAGCGGCGGAATGTTCGAGGCAGATCCCGTATTTAAGAGATTTAAGAATGGACACTTACGGCTATCAGGCTTGA
- a CDS encoding amino acid ABC transporter ATP-binding protein — protein MLQIEQVSKQYHGDPILKEVSFDIHEGERVVIIGPSGSGKSTLLRCVAGLEPINGGQILYNGQDVNGSRHAKAEIGMVFQSFDLFQHLNAIQNIMLAPRVVRGEKEQEVRSRAVQLLERVRLRDRAEHYPEQLSGGQQQRIAIARALAMNPKLMLFDEPTSALDPEMTAEVLDVISDLARDGMTVVIVTHEMEFARRVGDRIIFMDQGKVVEDLPSSQLGEAGKHPRLKQFLNQITQY, from the coding sequence GTGCTGCAAATCGAGCAGGTGTCCAAGCAATACCATGGCGATCCGATCCTAAAAGAGGTCTCTTTCGATATTCATGAGGGAGAACGGGTGGTAATTATCGGGCCTTCCGGTTCCGGCAAGTCAACGCTGCTGCGTTGTGTAGCGGGGCTTGAGCCCATCAACGGCGGACAAATCCTGTACAATGGGCAGGACGTCAACGGTTCACGGCACGCAAAAGCGGAGATCGGCATGGTTTTTCAATCGTTTGATCTGTTTCAGCATTTGAACGCGATCCAGAATATTATGCTGGCTCCGAGAGTGGTGCGGGGCGAAAAAGAGCAGGAAGTCCGGTCGCGCGCGGTTCAGCTGCTGGAACGAGTACGTCTGAGAGACCGGGCGGAGCATTATCCTGAACAGCTTTCCGGAGGGCAGCAGCAGCGCATCGCCATTGCGCGGGCGCTCGCCATGAATCCGAAGCTGATGCTGTTCGACGAGCCTACCTCGGCTCTTGATCCTGAGATGACAGCCGAGGTACTGGACGTCATCTCCGATCTGGCCAGAGACGGAATGACGGTCGTCATCGTCACGCATGAAATGGAATTTGCTCGCCGGGTAGGCGACCGAATCATTTTTATGGACCAGGGGAAGGTTGTCGAGGATCTGCCTTCTTCACAGCTTGGAGAAGCCGGTAAACATCCCCGTCTGAAGCAGTTCCTTAACCAGATCACACAGTACTGA
- a CDS encoding amino acid ABC transporter permease: MEFAEGVWAYLGSRAFLDGAINTMKLTLVSQIVAVLLGFIIALAKMSRWKLLQGLATSYIWIFRGIPVMVQLIFVYTALPQFGIRLTGFQSAFVALALNEAAYMAEIVRSGLASVGKGQHRAANALGMNNWQRMRYVVLPQAFRVIVPPTANQFIGMLKTSAMASVVGYTDLLLTAQQTASANFDYVDTLIAAVIYYLAFTALFTLVQSYLERRMDITRSRNRKSPLFSLMKRGKSIL, encoded by the coding sequence ATGGAATTTGCAGAAGGCGTTTGGGCGTATCTCGGGTCCCGTGCTTTTCTGGATGGAGCCATAAATACGATGAAGCTCACGCTGGTGTCACAGATTGTCGCTGTCCTTCTTGGATTCATCATTGCGCTTGCCAAAATGTCAAGGTGGAAGCTTCTGCAGGGCTTGGCAACCTCCTATATATGGATTTTTCGCGGAATTCCTGTGATGGTTCAGCTAATCTTTGTGTACACGGCGCTGCCCCAGTTCGGAATCAGGCTGACCGGGTTCCAGTCGGCATTCGTCGCACTCGCGCTCAACGAGGCGGCCTATATGGCGGAAATCGTCCGTTCCGGCCTCGCGTCGGTGGGTAAAGGGCAGCATCGCGCCGCCAACGCCCTTGGCATGAACAACTGGCAGCGGATGAGATACGTCGTTCTTCCCCAGGCGTTTCGCGTCATCGTACCGCCGACGGCCAACCAGTTTATCGGCATGCTAAAGACCTCGGCGATGGCCTCGGTTGTAGGCTATACCGATCTGCTGTTGACCGCCCAACAGACTGCGAGCGCCAACTTTGATTACGTGGATACGCTGATCGCGGCCGTTATTTATTATCTTGCCTTTACGGCGCTGTTCACACTTGTGCAATCTTACCTCGAGCGGCGGATGGATATCACCCGTTCACGAAACCGCAAATCCCCCTTGTTCTCGCTGATGAAGCGCGGGAAGTCAATCCTATAA
- a CDS encoding ABC transporter substrate-binding protein, whose product MMKNTKMLVCAMLVLMVAVLSACSGTNGANGGQASSPAGSSNPQETASAAAPSFLVEKGVLTYGTAATFPPFEYMLNNEFTGFDIELGQAIAKEMGVEAKIQSMNFDGLIPALQGKRIDIINSAMYIKPEREEQVDFIPYMGLADSIVVKSGNPHGIKSMDDLSGYTVAVTRGAVEEINVREHNVKLKQADKPEIKILALPTANDAVLATEQGRADAFLHSSPGAAYLQEEKPGVFEIAGSFGADTKIGIAVRKGDTETKTAIEAALKKVVENGTYKQLMEKYHLPAEMSYFK is encoded by the coding sequence ATGATGAAAAACACCAAGATGCTTGTTTGTGCGATGTTGGTACTGATGGTTGCGGTGTTGAGCGCGTGCTCCGGGACAAACGGTGCAAACGGAGGACAGGCCTCTTCCCCGGCCGGAAGCAGCAATCCGCAAGAGACGGCATCGGCCGCTGCCCCGTCTTTTTTGGTCGAAAAAGGGGTTCTGACCTATGGCACGGCCGCTACGTTCCCTCCTTTCGAATACATGTTGAACAATGAGTTCACCGGCTTCGATATTGAACTGGGACAAGCGATTGCGAAGGAAATGGGCGTGGAGGCCAAGATCCAGTCGATGAACTTCGACGGTCTGATTCCGGCGCTGCAAGGCAAACGGATCGACATTATCAATTCCGCAATGTATATCAAGCCTGAGCGGGAAGAACAAGTGGATTTCATCCCTTATATGGGACTTGCCGATTCGATCGTCGTGAAGAGCGGCAATCCGCACGGTATTAAAAGCATGGATGATTTGTCCGGTTACACCGTCGCTGTAACACGCGGAGCTGTTGAGGAAATCAACGTGCGCGAGCACAATGTAAAACTGAAGCAGGCCGACAAGCCGGAAATTAAAATCCTGGCACTTCCAACTGCCAATGACGCCGTACTTGCAACCGAGCAGGGCCGTGCCGACGCATTCCTCCACTCTTCTCCGGGAGCCGCCTATCTGCAAGAGGAGAAACCGGGCGTATTCGAAATCGCCGGCTCCTTCGGCGCGGATACGAAGATCGGAATCGCCGTTCGCAAGGGTGACACTGAAACGAAAACGGCGATTGAAGCAGCGCTGAAGAAAGTCGTTGAGAACGGCACCTATAAACAATTGATGGAAAAGTACCATTTGCCGGCTGAGATGAGTTATTTCAAGTAA
- a CDS encoding GntR family transcriptional regulator: MSRIPTFVTASEHVYSILKQWVLSGELAPGERIDQDAVASRLGVSKMPVRSALDKLAAQDLVLLHSHRGVTVTPLSAQHLEDIYLVRCNLEGLAVQLATELLKPEDVTLLNNMIQKQEDLANHRNPDTEAILAANREFHLFIYSLAQRPVLLSIIERLWEQSERYRRILLIQPGMVDGSLNEHRRLVELMTHRQAEEASRFLVEHNRKTQQVVLSVMHNNENSEER, translated from the coding sequence TTGAGTAGAATTCCAACCTTTGTAACCGCGTCGGAGCATGTGTACTCCATTCTGAAGCAGTGGGTGCTATCCGGCGAATTGGCGCCCGGGGAGCGAATCGACCAAGATGCTGTCGCCTCCCGCCTCGGGGTGAGCAAAATGCCGGTCCGCAGCGCCCTGGACAAGCTGGCGGCCCAGGACCTGGTACTGCTGCATTCACACAGGGGCGTAACGGTTACCCCGTTGTCGGCGCAGCATCTCGAGGATATTTATCTGGTGCGTTGTAATCTGGAAGGATTGGCCGTACAACTTGCGACAGAGCTGCTGAAGCCGGAGGATGTCACCCTTCTTAACAACATGATTCAAAAACAGGAGGACCTGGCCAATCACCGAAACCCCGATACTGAAGCCATCCTGGCCGCCAACCGCGAGTTTCATCTATTCATTTACAGTCTCGCGCAGCGTCCGGTGCTGTTGTCGATCATTGAACGGTTATGGGAGCAGAGCGAGCGCTACCGCCGTATTCTTTTAATCCAGCCCGGAATGGTTGACGGTTCCCTTAACGAGCATCGCCGGCTGGTGGAGCTCATGACCCACAGGCAGGCGGAGGAAGCCAGCCGTTTCCTGGTAGAACACAATAGGAAGACTCAGCAAGTCGTACTAAGTGTAATGCATAACAACGAGAACAGTGAGGAGAGGTAA
- a CDS encoding mandelate racemase/muconate lactonizing enzyme family protein produces MLISQIDVFRYDLPLSPPFTHSSSGTVTHLKEIYLRITADSGVCGWSEVRGNCEYVTGDTPERVAAVLTHTLGPALLGKPVMNRNRINAGLDRLINGNSAARAAVDIALLDLTGKLLKVSAAELLGGRMRDSIPSDATIAFGTPDEAEEEAARYLQDGFRTIKLRVGPDRAGDLERVRRARAVIESFGLGGEVLLCVDANQGWTPKQAVLRLREFEALGVEWVEQPVPADDFSGLKQVRQQTRAAVVADESCRTCADVARIAAEGAADIVHLKLVKAGSVVNLQRMMAVAESFGIPYMLGQMDEGRLATAALLQIASASRASHFEVWGFQRVRPEDDPAGVLTVLNGAVSVPVGFGLGVTVDESRLTRIACLSADAT; encoded by the coding sequence ATGCTTATTTCACAAATTGATGTGTTCAGATATGACCTTCCGCTCTCTCCGCCATTCACCCATTCCTCCTCCGGGACCGTCACACATCTGAAAGAAATCTATCTGCGCATTACAGCTGATTCGGGCGTCTGCGGCTGGAGCGAAGTTCGCGGCAACTGCGAATATGTTACCGGCGACACGCCCGAACGGGTCGCGGCCGTTCTTACCCACACACTTGGCCCTGCATTGCTCGGAAAGCCCGTGATGAACAGAAATAGGATCAACGCCGGGCTGGACAGGCTGATTAACGGAAACAGCGCGGCCCGCGCCGCAGTCGACATTGCGCTGCTGGATCTCACGGGCAAGCTGTTGAAAGTGTCTGCAGCCGAACTTCTGGGGGGACGGATGCGTGATTCCATCCCTAGCGACGCTACAATTGCCTTCGGCACACCGGATGAAGCCGAGGAGGAGGCCGCCCGGTATTTGCAGGACGGCTTTCGGACCATTAAGCTGAGAGTCGGCCCGGACCGGGCCGGGGACCTTGAACGGGTTCGGCGGGCGAGAGCCGTTATTGAGTCGTTCGGGCTTGGCGGAGAAGTCCTTTTGTGTGTCGATGCCAATCAGGGATGGACGCCCAAGCAAGCGGTCCTTCGCTTAAGAGAATTTGAAGCACTCGGCGTAGAGTGGGTGGAACAGCCCGTACCCGCCGATGACTTCTCCGGTCTGAAGCAGGTTCGGCAGCAAACCCGAGCCGCCGTTGTAGCCGACGAGAGCTGCCGTACGTGCGCGGATGTCGCCCGGATTGCCGCTGAAGGCGCAGCCGATATTGTCCATTTAAAGCTCGTAAAGGCAGGATCGGTCGTAAACCTGCAGCGGATGATGGCAGTTGCCGAATCCTTCGGCATCCCGTATATGTTGGGGCAAATGGACGAGGGGCGGCTCGCTACGGCCGCATTGCTGCAAATCGCATCGGCTTCGCGAGCCAGCCACTTTGAAGTGTGGGGATTTCAGCGGGTCCGTCCCGAAGACGATCCCGCAGGAGTGCTTACGGTATTGAACGGGGCTGTCTCCGTTCCCGTAGGTTTCGGGCTGGGGGTCACCGTCGATGAATCCCGCTTGACACGGATTGCCTGCTTGTCCGCAGATGCAACATAA
- a CDS encoding SWIM zinc finger family protein yields the protein MNLADLSRSISSVIMARGEHYLRSGYVESVRELKPGLYRARFAGTELYEVLVQLGEQDKVLSSSCSCPYDMDAICKHQAAVLMYLRDHLQENASPAGFESAPAASLQQMLEMKGKSELVSLLLSLALASEQTEQIIRIYLSDAQNSDGIGDYRDLIRSYINLYADKHGFVGWGKVDKALQGAELVAAKAVQVFEENNPLQAVRINLCILEEMLELLQASDDSDGTVSGMIEDSLDRIFEVAQLGEQLPPETAETLFHLVLDMTQHPEIDGWPDWQLDLLRCANELAVSEDLQALWDEQAELLGQSSDTSSWSSQYFASGVAEIRLEQLNRQDSGEELQDYLYNNLQYSSFREQAIRLALDAARYDEAIRLAEEGEALDNANHLPGPLKKWKELRYEAYKLSGNALAQRDLGMELLCDGDLSYYPAVKSAYPAAEWPPIYNAILDRLEQRWSWNNVYTKLLIQEKEFDRLLKYVHEHPREIEEYYPHLLADHLQEVVAIFQSYIKQSAAESSTRNHYRQVCGTIRKLRNAAGSATAELVANSLLAEYPNRPAFKDELTKLLESF from the coding sequence ATGAACCTGGCTGATCTGAGCAGAAGCATTAGCAGTGTGATTATGGCAAGAGGAGAGCACTACCTCCGCTCCGGCTATGTGGAGTCCGTACGTGAGTTGAAGCCCGGTCTCTACCGGGCACGATTCGCCGGAACTGAGCTTTACGAAGTGCTGGTGCAGCTTGGAGAACAGGATAAGGTGCTTTCATCCTCATGCAGTTGTCCATATGATATGGATGCAATCTGTAAACACCAAGCCGCGGTGCTGATGTATCTAAGGGACCATTTACAGGAAAACGCCAGCCCCGCCGGATTCGAATCAGCCCCGGCTGCAAGTCTGCAGCAGATGCTGGAAATGAAGGGCAAAAGCGAGCTGGTCTCCCTGCTCTTATCCCTGGCACTGGCTTCGGAACAGACAGAGCAGATAATCCGGATCTACTTATCCGACGCTCAGAACAGTGATGGAATTGGAGACTATCGGGATTTGATCCGCTCTTATATTAACCTGTATGCGGACAAGCATGGGTTTGTGGGCTGGGGAAAAGTGGACAAGGCTCTGCAGGGCGCCGAACTGGTCGCTGCCAAAGCAGTTCAGGTCTTTGAAGAAAATAATCCGCTCCAGGCGGTGCGAATCAACCTGTGCATCCTTGAAGAAATGCTGGAACTTCTTCAAGCCTCCGATGATTCGGACGGCACCGTGAGCGGCATGATTGAGGACAGTCTGGATCGTATCTTTGAGGTTGCACAGCTAGGAGAGCAGCTGCCGCCAGAGACTGCAGAGACGCTGTTTCATCTGGTACTGGACATGACGCAGCATCCGGAAATTGACGGATGGCCGGACTGGCAGCTTGATTTGCTCCGATGTGCTAACGAGCTGGCCGTTTCAGAGGATTTGCAAGCGCTGTGGGATGAACAAGCTGAGCTGTTAGGTCAAAGCTCCGATACAAGCTCCTGGAGCAGTCAGTACTTCGCGTCCGGCGTAGCTGAAATCCGTCTGGAACAGCTAAATAGGCAGGACAGTGGTGAAGAATTGCAGGATTATCTGTACAACAACCTGCAATACTCCTCCTTCCGCGAGCAAGCTATCCGTCTTGCGCTCGACGCCGCCCGGTATGATGAAGCGATTCGCTTAGCTGAAGAAGGGGAAGCGCTGGATAATGCGAACCATTTGCCAGGACCTCTTAAGAAATGGAAGGAACTGCGGTATGAAGCCTATAAGTTGTCGGGAAATGCACTGGCTCAGCGGGATCTCGGCATGGAGCTGCTATGTGATGGAGATTTATCCTACTATCCTGCCGTTAAATCTGCGTATCCGGCTGCGGAGTGGCCGCCAATCTATAACGCGATATTGGACAGACTGGAGCAGCGCTGGTCGTGGAATAATGTATACACGAAGCTCTTGATACAGGAGAAAGAATTCGACCGGCTGCTGAAGTATGTGCATGAGCATCCAAGGGAGATTGAAGAATATTATCCGCATCTTCTGGCCGACCACCTTCAGGAGGTGGTCGCCATTTTCCAGTCTTATATCAAGCAGTCTGCTGCTGAATCTTCTACGCGCAATCACTACCGGCAGGTCTGCGGGACCATCCGGAAGCTCCGCAATGCCGCCGGTTCCGCGACTGCTGAACTGGTCGCGAATTCACTGCTGGCCGAATACCCCAATCGGCCAGCCTTTAAGGACGAGCTGACCAAGCTGCTGGAGAGCTTTTGA